One genomic window of Paenisporosarcina antarctica includes the following:
- the spo0A gene encoding sporulation transcription factor Spo0A yields MEKIKVAIADDNKELVKTLESYLADHPQIEVITTAPNGKVILSLMENDLPDVLLLDIIMPHLDGLAVLEMMQANENLSKVQVIMLTAFGQEDVMKQAVDLGASYFMLKPFEFDRLVNQILQVAGHKQEADQRSSILQSQPQPKTNRKIIDTTITAVIKEIGVPAHIKGYAYLREAIHMVYEDIELLGSITKVLYPEIGVKFNTTSSRVERAIRHAIEVAWNRGNYESISKTFGYTVHHLKSKPTNSEFIAMIADKIRLENMAS; encoded by the coding sequence ATGGAAAAAATTAAAGTAGCAATTGCAGATGATAACAAAGAGTTAGTAAAAACGCTTGAATCTTACTTAGCGGATCATCCACAAATTGAGGTTATTACAACGGCTCCAAATGGTAAAGTAATCTTATCTTTGATGGAGAATGACTTGCCCGACGTGTTATTACTGGATATTATTATGCCGCATTTAGATGGTTTAGCTGTACTTGAAATGATGCAAGCAAATGAAAATCTTTCAAAAGTTCAAGTCATTATGTTAACGGCATTCGGTCAAGAAGATGTCATGAAACAAGCAGTAGACCTAGGTGCATCTTACTTTATGCTAAAGCCGTTTGAATTTGATCGTTTGGTTAATCAAATTCTTCAAGTAGCTGGTCACAAACAAGAAGCTGATCAGCGTTCAAGCATTTTACAAAGTCAACCACAGCCAAAAACAAACCGTAAAATAATTGATACAACAATTACAGCTGTTATTAAAGAAATCGGAGTTCCTGCACATATTAAAGGTTATGCTTATTTACGTGAAGCAATTCACATGGTTTATGAAGATATTGAATTGTTAGGGTCGATTACAAAAGTGTTATATCCAGAAATTGGAGTTAAATTCAACACAACGTCTTCTCGAGTCGAACGTGCCATTCGTCATGCTATTGAAGTTGCGTGGAATCGCGGAAATTACGAATCCATTTCAAAAACTTTTGGGTATACAGTTCATCACTTGAAGAGTAAACCTACTAATTCAGAGTTCATTGCCATGATTGCCGATAAAATTCGCTTAGAAAATATGGCGAGTTAA
- a CDS encoding DUF2627 domain-containing protein: MARTLAFIVLLIPGLMAAGGIILIRDTIFGKLFEPIPFLWLQLLVGIIFFGVGLSFFAGFLLHRDRKNGKVQARFTKKKEL, translated from the coding sequence TTGGCACGAACGTTAGCGTTTATTGTCTTACTGATTCCTGGCTTGATGGCAGCAGGTGGAATTATACTTATACGTGACACAATCTTTGGCAAACTATTTGAACCCATTCCTTTTTTATGGTTACAGTTACTTGTTGGTATTATATTTTTTGGCGTTGGGCTTAGTTTTTTTGCAGGATTTTTATTACATAGAGATCGAAAAAATGGAAAAGTACAAGCGAGATTTACAAAGAAAAAGGAACTCTGA
- a CDS encoding TlyA family RNA methyltransferase, translating to MIKTPKERVDVLLVERGLCETREKAKRAIMAGTVYTNELRLEKPGEKIAGDSPLQVKGNQMPYVSRGGLKLEKALKYFQVDVKDKLMLDIGASTGGFTDCALQNGARHCYALDVGYNQLAWKIRQDERVTVMERTNFRYVTVADLEVGLPEFATIDVSFISLKLILPVLKTLLVPGSDVIALVKPQFEAGRANVGKKGVVRDSKVHINVLETISNFSQELGFTLKNASFSPITGGEGNIEFLFHLVATETNETIFTEEQLKQTVRDAHQQLS from the coding sequence ATGATTAAAACTCCAAAAGAGAGAGTCGATGTTTTATTAGTAGAACGTGGACTTTGTGAAACACGAGAAAAAGCAAAGCGAGCTATTATGGCTGGAACTGTTTATACAAATGAACTTCGACTAGAAAAACCAGGTGAGAAAATTGCAGGGGATTCCCCTTTGCAAGTTAAAGGTAATCAAATGCCCTATGTGAGTAGAGGCGGACTAAAACTTGAAAAGGCACTAAAGTATTTTCAAGTGGATGTTAAAGATAAGCTAATGCTTGATATCGGGGCATCAACGGGTGGTTTTACAGATTGCGCTCTTCAAAACGGTGCAAGACATTGTTATGCACTTGATGTTGGATACAATCAACTTGCTTGGAAAATACGTCAAGATGAACGAGTTACAGTCATGGAACGAACGAATTTTCGCTATGTAACAGTGGCTGATTTAGAAGTTGGGTTACCAGAATTTGCAACGATTGATGTTTCATTTATTTCGTTAAAACTCATTTTGCCTGTTTTAAAAACATTACTAGTACCTGGAAGTGATGTCATTGCACTTGTGAAGCCGCAATTTGAAGCAGGTAGAGCGAATGTGGGAAAAAAAGGAGTCGTACGTGATTCAAAAGTCCATATAAATGTGTTAGAAACAATTTCTAATTTTTCCCAAGAATTAGGTTTCACGCTGAAAAATGCTTCATTTTCTCCGATTACCGGTGGAGAAGGAAACATTGAATTTTTATTCCATTTAGTTGCGACAGAAACAAATGAAACAATATTTACTGAAGAACAACTAAAACAAACTGTTCGTGATGCACATCAACAACTGTCTTAA
- a CDS encoding SpoIVB peptidase S55 domain-containing protein, protein MRCVANKRIITILLGLMIVFPIHSWAEKNGDSLIPLGQSIGVQLKLEKPTFVHDVLIDEKLWFKSGDQIISLNEKSIKSIADWKKISKESKNPQVSIEFLRGNKRQDVLVSANKLETMLPFIRDYTEGIGTITYVNPKTNEYGALGHQIIDQQIVRIPPFAGGSIFLSEIAGIHKSTPGKPGYKIAKQASIHVQAGNVRENTIYGVFGELIDPNMKKGKAIPTVNAHNVKKGQAELFTSIDGNDVRAYQVNIIKIEETTFQFIVTDTELINKTGGILQGMSGSPIIQDGKFAGAITHMVVDNPVKGAAIFIQEMIKKQP, encoded by the coding sequence ATGCGATGTGTTGCAAATAAACGGATTATTACCATTCTTTTGGGTTTAATGATTGTCTTCCCAATTCATTCTTGGGCAGAGAAAAATGGTGATTCTTTAATCCCACTTGGACAATCAATTGGTGTGCAATTGAAATTAGAAAAACCCACATTTGTTCATGATGTGCTTATTGATGAGAAATTGTGGTTTAAAAGCGGTGATCAAATTATATCGCTAAATGAAAAATCAATAAAGTCAATTGCTGATTGGAAAAAAATTAGTAAAGAGTCAAAAAATCCACAAGTATCCATTGAATTTTTGCGCGGAAATAAAAGACAAGATGTTTTAGTATCTGCAAATAAATTAGAAACTATGCTCCCGTTTATTCGGGATTACACAGAAGGGATTGGAACAATAACATATGTCAATCCTAAAACAAACGAATATGGAGCATTAGGACATCAAATAATTGATCAGCAAATTGTTCGAATTCCTCCATTTGCAGGTGGTTCAATTTTTTTATCTGAAATTGCGGGAATTCACAAAAGTACACCAGGAAAACCTGGTTACAAAATTGCCAAGCAAGCATCAATTCATGTTCAAGCTGGAAATGTGAGAGAAAACACTATTTATGGTGTTTTTGGTGAATTAATTGATCCAAACATGAAAAAAGGTAAGGCAATTCCTACCGTAAATGCTCATAATGTCAAGAAAGGGCAAGCGGAGTTATTTACATCTATTGATGGAAATGATGTTAGAGCATATCAAGTTAATATCATAAAAATTGAAGAGACCACTTTTCAATTTATTGTTACCGATACTGAATTAATTAATAAAACTGGTGGCATTTTACAAGGTATGAGTGGAAGTCCAATCATACAAGACGGAAAATTTGCTGGTGCAATTACTCATATGGTGGTTGATAATCCAGTAAAAGGTGCAGCCATCTTTATTCAAGAGATGATAAAAAAACAGCCATAA
- the dxs gene encoding 1-deoxy-D-xylulose-5-phosphate synthase, with amino-acid sequence MDLNSITSPSFIKDLSIEELLNLSEDIRSFLIEKLSVTGGHIGPNLGVVELTISLHRIFNSPEDKFIWDVGHQSYVHKILTGRANQFDTLRQHKGLCGFPKRIESEHDVWETGHSSTSLSAAMGMAVARDIKKDKNHVIPIIGDGALTGGMALEALNHIGHEKTDMIVILNDNEMSIAPNVGALHTILGKLRTAGKYNKAKEELEYLLKKIPAVGGKLAATAERVKDSLKYLLVSGVFFEELGFTYLGPIDGHSYDDLQETLLYAKKMKGPVLVHVITKKGKGFRPAEEDKIGTWHGTGPYKMETGAFVKSSSTAPSWSGLVAETVRKLAREDERIVAVTPAMPVGSKLEGFASEFPERMFDVGIAEQHATTMSAGLATQGMKPFLAIYSTFLQRAYDQVVHDICRQNLNVFIGIDRAGLVGADGETHQGVFDIAFLRHLPNMVIMMPKDENEGQHMVKTAIDYNDGPIAMRYPRGNGLGVPMDAELRAIPIGSWEVLRKGTDAAILTFGTTIPLALKAADQLAKEGVQVEVINARFIKPIDELMLHQLVQRDLPLFTVEEAVLQGGFGSSILEFLQDHDYTGISVNRMGIPDHFIEHGSVNELLNEIHINSDELVSRIQHKMLKKINKAGIHVL; translated from the coding sequence ATGGATTTAAACTCAATTACAAGTCCATCCTTTATTAAAGATTTATCTATAGAGGAACTATTGAACTTAAGTGAAGATATTCGTTCGTTTTTAATTGAAAAATTATCGGTCACAGGTGGACATATTGGTCCAAACTTAGGTGTGGTCGAACTGACTATATCTCTTCATCGTATATTCAATAGTCCTGAAGATAAGTTTATTTGGGATGTAGGACATCAATCATATGTCCATAAGATATTAACAGGACGTGCTAATCAATTTGATACACTCCGTCAACATAAAGGGTTATGTGGTTTTCCAAAACGAATCGAAAGTGAACATGATGTTTGGGAAACTGGTCACAGTTCTACTTCATTATCTGCTGCAATGGGCATGGCAGTTGCACGAGATATAAAAAAAGATAAGAATCACGTCATTCCAATCATTGGAGACGGAGCATTAACGGGTGGTATGGCTTTAGAAGCTTTAAACCATATTGGTCATGAGAAAACAGACATGATTGTCATATTAAATGATAATGAAATGTCGATTGCACCTAATGTAGGTGCCCTCCATACCATTTTAGGTAAACTTAGAACTGCAGGAAAATATAACAAGGCAAAAGAAGAGTTAGAATATTTGTTGAAAAAAATCCCGGCAGTTGGCGGCAAACTAGCTGCTACAGCTGAACGAGTAAAAGATAGTTTAAAATATTTGCTCGTATCAGGTGTATTCTTTGAAGAGCTCGGATTTACGTATTTAGGACCTATTGACGGCCATAGTTATGATGATTTACAAGAAACATTATTATATGCCAAGAAAATGAAGGGTCCGGTATTAGTACATGTCATCACGAAAAAAGGCAAAGGATTCCGACCGGCAGAAGAAGATAAAATAGGCACATGGCATGGCACAGGACCTTATAAAATGGAGACTGGTGCTTTTGTGAAATCATCTTCAACCGCCCCATCATGGAGCGGATTAGTAGCGGAAACTGTACGGAAACTTGCCCGTGAAGACGAACGGATTGTAGCAGTAACTCCTGCCATGCCTGTTGGTTCTAAATTAGAAGGTTTTGCTTCTGAATTCCCTGAACGAATGTTTGATGTAGGAATTGCTGAACAACATGCAACAACAATGTCTGCAGGGTTAGCAACACAAGGAATGAAGCCGTTTTTAGCGATTTATTCTACATTCCTGCAACGTGCATATGATCAAGTTGTGCATGATATTTGTCGTCAAAATTTAAATGTCTTTATCGGAATCGATCGAGCTGGTTTAGTTGGTGCAGATGGTGAAACACATCAAGGGGTATTTGATATAGCATTTTTACGTCACTTACCAAATATGGTCATTATGATGCCAAAAGACGAAAATGAAGGACAACATATGGTGAAAACAGCTATTGACTACAATGATGGCCCCATTGCTATGCGCTATCCACGAGGGAATGGTCTTGGTGTACCAATGGATGCAGAATTACGAGCTATTCCAATTGGTTCTTGGGAAGTATTAAGAAAAGGAACTGACGCAGCAATTCTGACATTTGGTACAACGATTCCTCTAGCTTTGAAAGCCGCAGATCAATTAGCAAAAGAAGGTGTGCAAGTTGAAGTTATTAATGCGCGATTTATCAAACCAATCGATGAACTTATGTTGCATCAATTAGTACAACGCGACCTTCCATTGTTCACTGTTGAAGAAGCAGTTTTACAAGGTGGCTTTGGTAGCAGTATTTTAGAATTTTTACAAGATCATGACTATACAGGCATTTCTGTCAATCGCATGGGGATTCCTGATCACTTTATTGAACACGGAAGTGTAAATGAATTGTTAAATGAAATTCATATTAATTCTGATGAACTAGTGTCTCGGATTCAACATAAAATGTTGAAAAAAATCAATAAGGCTGGTATACACGTATTATGA
- the ahrC gene encoding transcriptional regulator AhrC/ArgR, whose protein sequence is MNKGQRHIRIRDIIANNEIETQDDLVEILKNAGYNVTQATVSRDIKELHLVKVPLQDGRYKYSLPADQRFNPMRKLHRALTDAFVSIDGASHFLVMKTLPGNAHAIGSLIDHLDWKEILGTLCGDDTCLIICKDTTEREFIRIRLLEML, encoded by the coding sequence ATGAACAAAGGCCAACGACATATTCGAATTCGAGATATTATCGCAAATAATGAAATTGAAACGCAAGATGACTTAGTTGAAATCTTGAAAAATGCTGGATACAATGTAACTCAAGCAACTGTATCACGCGACATTAAAGAGCTGCATTTAGTAAAAGTACCCTTGCAAGATGGGCGATATAAATATAGCTTACCTGCAGATCAACGTTTTAATCCAATGCGAAAATTACATCGTGCGTTAACTGATGCTTTTGTCAGCATTGACGGAGCAAGTCATTTTCTTGTTATGAAAACTTTGCCTGGGAATGCTCATGCAATTGGCTCATTAATTGACCATTTAGACTGGAAAGAAATTTTAGGCACATTGTGCGGTGATGATACGTGTTTAATTATATGTAAAGACACCACTGAACGTGAGTTCATAAGAATCAGATTACTCGAGATGCTTTAA
- the recN gene encoding DNA repair protein RecN: MLKELTIKNFAIIEEISVSFSDGLTVLTGETGAGKSIIIDAVHLLSGGRGSQEFIRHGAKKAELEGLFYIQNPQHPVFRKLLDVGIETDDDSIILRRDINDHGKSVCRVNGKLVTIAILREIGGSLIDIHGQHESQELMDERLHISLLDQFSGSKLHRAKASYFGLFQTYTKFKKELAAVSENEQQIAQKIDLYQYQINEIDSTELIEDEDEKLQLERKKFQNYHKTFERISAAYEALNGETKGLDWIGNAMSELEDVASFDEAYKGQAELVSNTFYSLQELSYQLKSEMDESEFDEERLNVIEERLAVIQLLKRKYGNSIEEIMIYREKIGDELDALVNRDERIQQRQKALDQVVIDLEIEAKELTLYRKKASKKLSEAIVLQLRELFMEKATFEVIFNTASNFDKNGKDDVAFYMSTNVGEPAKPISKIASGGELSRMMLALKGIFSKHQGITSIIFDEVDTGVSGRVAQAIAEKIAHISHSSQVLCITHLPQVAAMADQQLLIKKEVTGERTMTKLIEVIGKSRVQEVSRMMSGAEITTLTLEHATELLSIAEQRKKLLHA, translated from the coding sequence GTGTTAAAAGAATTAACTATTAAAAATTTCGCTATAATTGAAGAAATATCGGTGAGTTTTTCAGATGGTTTGACGGTTCTAACAGGGGAAACTGGGGCAGGTAAATCTATTATTATTGATGCTGTGCATTTGCTATCCGGAGGGAGAGGTTCTCAAGAATTCATCCGTCACGGTGCAAAAAAAGCAGAACTTGAAGGTCTATTTTATATACAAAATCCACAACATCCAGTATTTCGAAAATTGCTGGATGTAGGAATTGAAACAGATGATGATTCCATTATTTTAAGAAGAGATATTAATGATCATGGGAAGAGTGTTTGTCGTGTAAATGGAAAGCTTGTTACGATTGCAATCTTACGAGAAATTGGCGGGTCGTTAATTGATATCCATGGACAACATGAGAGTCAGGAATTAATGGATGAACGTTTACATATTTCGCTACTTGATCAATTTTCTGGGAGTAAGCTTCATCGCGCAAAGGCTAGCTATTTTGGTCTCTTCCAAACATACACAAAATTTAAAAAAGAACTGGCGGCTGTCAGTGAAAATGAACAACAAATTGCTCAAAAAATTGATTTGTATCAATACCAAATCAATGAAATCGATTCTACAGAATTAATTGAAGATGAAGATGAAAAACTTCAATTAGAGCGTAAGAAATTTCAGAACTATCATAAAACATTTGAACGTATTTCTGCTGCTTATGAAGCGTTAAATGGCGAAACAAAAGGGTTGGATTGGATTGGTAATGCGATGAGTGAACTTGAGGATGTTGCATCATTTGATGAGGCATACAAAGGACAAGCGGAACTTGTATCTAATACTTTTTATTCCCTTCAAGAATTATCGTATCAATTAAAAAGTGAAATGGATGAATCTGAATTTGATGAAGAACGCTTAAACGTCATTGAAGAAAGATTAGCCGTCATCCAATTACTAAAACGCAAATATGGAAATTCGATTGAAGAAATCATGATATATCGCGAAAAAATTGGTGATGAGCTAGATGCACTTGTGAATAGGGATGAACGAATACAACAACGCCAAAAAGCACTTGATCAAGTCGTTATAGATTTGGAAATTGAAGCAAAAGAGTTAACTTTATATCGGAAAAAAGCGTCAAAAAAATTAAGCGAAGCCATAGTGTTACAACTTCGAGAATTATTTATGGAAAAAGCTACTTTTGAAGTGATTTTCAATACAGCAAGTAATTTTGATAAAAATGGAAAAGATGATGTGGCTTTTTATATGTCAACAAATGTTGGAGAACCAGCTAAACCCATTTCTAAAATTGCATCTGGCGGAGAATTGTCTCGAATGATGCTTGCACTCAAAGGGATTTTTTCAAAACATCAAGGGATTACGTCCATTATTTTTGATGAAGTGGATACTGGTGTTAGTGGTAGGGTAGCGCAAGCAATTGCGGAAAAGATTGCTCATATTTCACATTCTTCTCAAGTTTTATGTATTACCCATCTTCCTCAAGTTGCCGCGATGGCTGACCAACAATTATTAATAAAAAAAGAAGTAACCGGCGAAAGAACGATGACAAAGCTAATAGAAGTTATCGGCAAAAGTCGTGTTCAAGAAGTCAGTCGGATGATGTCTGGAGCTGAAATTACGACATTAACTTTGGAACATGCAACCGAATTACTGTCAATTGCAGAACAACGAAAAAAATTATTACATGCATAA
- a CDS encoding glycerophosphodiester phosphodiesterase, which produces MVRVPIYAHRGASAYALENSTAAFIKAIELGADGLEVDLQLTKDLVPIVTHDLDFWRLARTRRNVSSMLLAEVKKLKLGTSFLRLVNGDTILTFEEVLDFAEKNELSLNVELKETFINAPSQIDVLFKKSYTHLNIHFSSFHYEVLERIKKCNPMLQTAYIGTKKTNWEELGRLTAADTLHMHKRHYVQKKLDLAFQAYMPLRFYGINGNEKYLINPHPVVVGWITDFPEKVLTQQLKKEF; this is translated from the coding sequence ATGGTGAGAGTTCCGATATATGCACATCGTGGGGCTTCTGCGTATGCACTTGAAAATTCAACAGCTGCTTTTATTAAGGCAATCGAACTTGGAGCAGATGGCTTGGAGGTTGATTTACAATTAACAAAGGACTTAGTGCCAATTGTTACTCATGACTTGGATTTTTGGAGGTTAGCAAGAACTCGTAGGAATGTATCCTCGATGCTATTAGCAGAGGTGAAAAAATTAAAGTTAGGGACATCTTTTCTCCGGTTAGTGAATGGTGATACAATTCTAACATTTGAAGAAGTGTTAGATTTTGCAGAAAAAAATGAATTATCCCTTAATGTTGAATTAAAAGAAACATTTATAAACGCACCGTCACAAATTGATGTGTTATTTAAAAAGTCATATACGCATTTGAATATACATTTTTCGTCGTTCCACTATGAAGTATTGGAACGGATTAAAAAATGTAACCCTATGTTACAAACGGCGTATATAGGTACGAAAAAGACAAATTGGGAAGAACTTGGACGATTAACGGCTGCAGATACTCTTCATATGCATAAAAGGCATTATGTGCAAAAAAAATTAGATTTAGCTTTTCAAGCCTATATGCCACTACGATTTTATGGAATCAATGGAAATGAAAAATATTTAATTAATCCCCACCCAGTTGTAGTTGGTTGGATTACTGATTTTCCTGAAAAAGTCTTGACGCAACAATTAAAAAAGGAATTCTGA
- a CDS encoding sigma-54 interaction domain-containing protein — protein sequence MSLQNVLIIGGGVGGTAILRLLLSVEFFHVQCVVDIDKQAPAIQIAKHHNIPTSTEWKSYLSNDLHIIFDLTGQHTVFEELLKERQAHTVLIPGSVANMLIRLLREKDQFIRNIGKESHKQELIFNSIEEGMVGIDAKGIVNFFNKSAERMTEILIGDAIGKPIYEVIPSSELPRIFDTGRTELNRELVLSNGSEIVTSRFPIIDEKGKRIGAFSVFKDITEIVNLAGEITNLKEIQTMLQAIIQSSDDAISVVDEEGKGLLINPAYTRITGLETDDIIGKPAATDISEGESMHLKVLQMRKPIRGVNMRVGPLKREVIVNVAPIIVNNRLKGSVGVIHDVTEIRSLMKELDRARSIIRTLESKYTFDDIIGHSNEMLISVEQAKLAAKTPVTVLLRGESGTGKELFAHAIHSSSDRKYNKFIRVNCAAIAEHLLESELFGYEEGAFTGAKRGGKRGLFEEANHGSIFLDEIGELSGSTQAMLLRVLQESEIVRVGGTKSITIDVRVIAATNINMEKAMLEGKFREDLYYRLNRMPIQIPPLRNHKQDIPAIADRLLVKLNQEYGRNVEGISEVAMQRLRVYSWPGNVRELENIISRGMIFMKAAESILDDQHLPFTMMTHQEPELNQPVQEILPLVEQIERMEKEILSATLKRSNGNKSKTAKQLSISLRTLYYKLEKYGLA from the coding sequence ATGTCTTTGCAAAATGTTTTGATAATCGGTGGCGGAGTCGGAGGGACAGCAATTTTAAGGTTGTTACTTTCTGTTGAATTTTTCCACGTACAATGTGTAGTTGATATTGATAAACAGGCACCTGCTATACAAATTGCGAAGCACCATAACATTCCAACAAGTACGGAATGGAAATCTTATTTAAGCAATGACTTACATATAATTTTTGATTTAACTGGTCAGCATACCGTCTTTGAAGAACTTCTTAAAGAAAGACAAGCTCATACAGTATTGATTCCTGGATCGGTAGCTAATATGCTCATTCGTTTATTACGTGAGAAAGATCAATTTATTCGAAATATTGGAAAAGAATCCCACAAACAAGAATTAATTTTTAACTCAATTGAAGAAGGTATGGTTGGTATAGATGCGAAAGGAATCGTCAACTTTTTTAATAAAAGTGCCGAACGCATGACAGAAATTTTAATAGGTGATGCCATTGGTAAGCCAATCTATGAAGTGATTCCTTCAAGTGAGCTGCCTCGAATTTTTGATACAGGAAGAACGGAATTAAACCGTGAATTAGTATTAAGTAATGGGTCGGAAATCGTTACTTCAAGGTTTCCAATTATTGATGAAAAAGGGAAACGGATTGGAGCATTTTCTGTTTTTAAAGATATTACGGAAATTGTCAATTTAGCTGGAGAAATAACTAATTTAAAAGAAATACAAACGATGCTACAAGCCATAATACAGTCAAGTGATGATGCTATTTCTGTTGTAGATGAAGAAGGAAAAGGGCTATTAATAAATCCGGCATATACGCGGATTACGGGTCTTGAAACTGATGATATTATCGGTAAGCCGGCAGCCACGGATATTAGTGAAGGCGAAAGTATGCATTTGAAGGTATTACAAATGCGAAAACCCATTCGTGGTGTTAATATGCGTGTAGGTCCATTAAAGAGAGAAGTTATTGTGAATGTAGCTCCTATAATTGTTAACAATCGATTAAAAGGCAGCGTTGGTGTTATTCATGATGTGACTGAAATTCGTTCGTTAATGAAAGAGCTTGATCGTGCAAGAAGTATCATTCGTACGTTAGAGTCGAAATATACGTTTGATGATATCATTGGTCACTCAAATGAAATGCTAATATCGGTAGAACAAGCTAAGTTAGCTGCCAAAACACCTGTAACTGTCCTTTTGCGTGGAGAATCAGGGACAGGAAAAGAACTTTTTGCTCATGCCATTCATAGTTCAAGTGATCGGAAGTACAATAAATTTATTCGTGTAAATTGTGCAGCTATTGCTGAACATTTACTTGAAAGTGAATTATTTGGGTATGAAGAAGGTGCTTTTACTGGCGCAAAACGCGGAGGTAAAAGAGGGTTATTTGAAGAAGCGAACCATGGTAGTATTTTTTTAGATGAAATTGGCGAACTTTCAGGTAGTACACAAGCGATGCTACTCCGCGTTTTACAAGAAAGCGAAATTGTTCGTGTAGGTGGGACTAAATCTATTACCATTGATGTCCGGGTTATTGCTGCGACGAATATTAATATGGAGAAAGCAATGCTAGAAGGCAAATTTAGAGAAGATCTATATTACCGCCTAAATCGCATGCCGATCCAAATTCCGCCCTTACGCAATCATAAACAAGATATTCCAGCAATCGCTGATCGTCTTCTAGTGAAGTTAAATCAAGAGTATGGACGAAATGTTGAAGGGATATCGGAAGTGGCAATGCAACGACTTCGTGTATATTCGTGGCCGGGGAATGTTCGAGAGCTTGAGAATATTATTAGCAGAGGCATGATATTTATGAAAGCTGCAGAATCAATTTTAGATGATCAGCACTTGCCGTTTACTATGATGACCCATCAAGAACCAGAATTAAACCAACCTGTGCAAGAAATATTACCTCTTGTCGAACAAATAGAGCGTATGGAAAAAGAAATTCTTTCTGCTACGCTAAAAAGGTCCAATGGTAATAAATCTAAAACGGCGAAACAATTAAGTATTTCTCTGCGAACATTATATTACAAATTAGAGAAATACGGACTC